The DNA sequence taaaatacaataaaagtctgacaaactgtaaaagtcacaaacagataaaagcaaaataaaagaattacaataaaatttaataaaatagaaaataattagaTATGAACAACTGTCGCAGCATCAACTGTCAACATCATAGACATCTGTGCAGGCAGCCACTCAGAGAGTATGAAAGTCTGAACAGATTAGTTTTGAGCTTGGATTTTAAGTGTGGGAGTGAGTTGATATCACTAAGGTCAGGCCGCAGGGAATTCCAGAACTAAATGTTCTGCCTACCATTGTAATGAGGCAAGCAAAAGGGACAGTGAGTCGCATAGATGATGAAGATCTGAGGGTACGAATGGGTCAAAGGCTGCACTCAGATCAAGAAGAATGAGGATGGACAAGACCAGAATCAGCTGCCAGGGGGAGATCATCGGTAAGTAAAGCTGTTTCACTGGAATGCAGAGGGCGGAAACCCCACTGGAATTGTTCATAATGGTTATTGTGTGTTAGATGGGAGCTGAGAAACGATAGTTTTTTCTAGAATTCTGTGGAGATGGGACCTAGATTATTGAGGTCATTGGGATCTGCACCAGACTTTGTGAGCATGggagaaacagcagctgttttgtGAGGAGAGGGAACAATTCCAGTGATAAGCCACGAGTGAATTATGTGTGTCATGAGAGGAAACAGTTGCTTTAACAAGGACAGTTGGAAGCGGGTCTAATTGGCAAGTTGACCATCTAGATTTTTTACGTAAGTTAGAAATTTCAGCAACAGTAGGTAGAATGAAGACTGAGAGGAAGTGAGAAGGGACCACAAAGGGGACAAAGAGGGAAATATTTTGATGGTTGTTGAGAGGAAGCTCCTAATGGATATTCTTGATTTTATCAGAAAAAAAGGATTGGAGTAAATTACAGAAACCATCTGAACACAGGTGTGAAGGAAGTGAATGAGGCAGTTGCGTGATATTTctgaacagagagaaaaaagatcTTGATTCATCTTcatttaaactaattaaatcTGTATTTAGCTCTAGTTAAGCTTTAACAACTAAATGCACGCAATGTGAgctcattttctttattgtcccaCATCCCGAATCTTTGTGTCCAGGTGCACTTTTTACTGTCCCCGGTACAAGCGGACACTCATTTGGAGCCCCTACTTTGACGCGTTGCCCCACCCCTATTCAAGATGTAAAGGATTTATTAATTTCTATACATTTAACTACATATATTTAtgtaagaaaatacatttaaaaaacgtGTTGACTTACTGATGAGTTCATGTGTAGAGATTTTCTTTTGAAACTCCAGTAGCCTTCAAGTTAACGGTTGTAAATAACATGACGTCATCACAGCGCGACGAATATTGGCTGCATGTAAATGTCATAGTTGTTTACCCCGATGAATGAACGCTGTCGGTGGCGTTTCAATCTTACATATACACAGTGGAAGTTCCCGCAGGCTTAATCTAAACACACAACTGTTATTTCACCCGTTTTCTGGTCTCTTGAAAAGGTCTGACCTTTTTAGCCGTTTGCCGATGGAGAATCTTCCGCAGCTTCCACTTGAACTTTGGGTTTACGTGTTCAGCTTCCTGAGCACGGAGGAGAAACACACGACTCGTACGTGCTGCACGTACCTTAGAAGGCTCATCGACCACCCGTCCCTGTGGCGGGGCTACACGGTACATCTGTCCGAGCTCCGTCGCTATACCTACGGCCTCTGGAACACGCTGCAGAATCGCAAGCTCACCCGTGTGGCGGTGCGTCACCTGCGGCGCAAAGAGTGGAGGCGGCTCGTCAAGTTCCTCCCGTCGCTCACCGCCATCGTGTTTGTGGACGGAGGGCGGCTATACAAGGAGAAGTACCTGGATAACCTTTCGCGGTTCGAGGAGCTGAGGGACCTGGGGATGCGGAACGCCACTTGGTGCGAGCCGATGCTGGGACGCAATGTGACCGCGCAGCTGCAGGAGAGACTAACTCACCTGAGCGTGTGCAACGTGCGGCTGCCCTGCACGGTGGAATTTATTAACACCGTGTCGCATCTGGTCAACTTGCGGTACCTGCTCTTCCACCAGCAAGGCGAGGGCTACGGGCTGGGCACGGTGAGACCGGTGCCCCGAAGCGTCTTCCACAACCTGCTGCTGAGCCTCAAGAAGCTGAAGCACCTGTCCTGGGGCATGAGGGGGGAACCGCCAGAGCCGCTGCCCGACGACTACTTCAGTCCTCTGGACTCCGATCATTCAGGTCAGTGAGCAGCCTGCATCTGTCTCAAGACATttggttttacacatttgtggATAGAGGGACAGGTGGGACAATTACAGTATACTGGCCAGCAGTAGTGGAATATTAATAGGTATTCCAGATATTCAAATGCTGCACTAAAAAATAGGTGACATGATGACATGACATGATGTGAGCTACTGTAACAGATCTTTGTGATAAAGGTGTACAGaatggcaaaataaataaaaaaatcaggctTTGGCAAATCTCTACCTCCTCCTGTCCCTCATGTAGGAACATTCAGGTATGGTGGTCCAGCGCTGACCAATCTGGAGCTGGTGGATTACCCAGAGACCATCCTGCCAGAGAACGCACTGAGGAGTCTGATCTCTCTCAGGTCGCTGACTGTTCGCTACAGATACATCAGAGAGGGTGTTGAGTGTCGCCTGTCGTCCTGGCTCAGTCCTCTGCAGCAACTGGAAACACTTACCATTATTGGTCAGTCGCATTTTGACTCAGTGTTTTACTACCTGACATTCACAATGAGTAATAACAGAGTTGACACAAAGGAAGCTACTACTTCAGATGAGAGCTCGTGAGttaaaggaggggggggggggttgtttcagaaagggcatctggcataaaaactgtgccaaaccaccatgtggacaatgatctgctgtggtgaccctgaactcacgcaGGATAAGCTGAacggacaaaataaataaataaattaaaagtcacttaaaaatcacaaatacCTGTCAAAACAGATCTAGAGGTTTAATGTGACTCTTTCCTCCCAGGTGGTAATTCTCTCGCTGCCTATACGACCACCATCCCATCTAGTGTGACCAGGCTGACACTGCGTGTGGCCATAACTCTGAAAGACATGGACTCCATCGCTCCTAAAGTCCCAGGACTCAAGCACCTTGACATTGAGCAGAACCGCTCTAGTGGCAGCCTCTGCAGACGAATCCCCATGCTGTTCCCACAGCTCAGGACGCTTAGAATACGGTGAGGCTGACAGAAACGGCAAATGGCACATTTACAATGTCCCGTGTTAAGACACAAGGTTAACAAGAAGACACACACGGACACGAGTAGACTGATTAATAGTcatttaatgacaaaaaaaactcataTAGCAGTCAGTGAGATGATTCATGGGATGTTTAATAGTAATTGTTTTTCCGTCTTCTTTCGTGTCGTAGATTTTTCCGTCGGGAACCAGAGAAAGACCTTCTGAGCCTCCATCGACTGCGACACTTGGTGCAGCTGGAACTGCTGGTGGAGCGCTCGTTCATTCTCAGAGATTACCTGAACGGTCACCCTTGGCCCAGCCCCTGTGTACAGCAGCTGATCGACCAGCTCAAAGAGCTGTCCGAGAACCGGATCACCGTCAACACCACGATGCGCCAGAGAAACCCTTTACGagaatgtgactgtgtgtgggaAGGGGACTGAAAATGGGATGATGGGAAACTGggaaagtagatttttttttctccagtagCAAGAAGGTGACCGAGAGCTGAATGGAGGAAACGTTAAATATGTGAAGTGATTACAGCTGTGGATAATAACAGCAAGTGTTTTTTAGCTGCACTAAAAATCTTTAGGCTCATTAAAGAGCTTAAATATGACAATGACTGGAGGATGAAGCAAAGTATATATCTGAGAATATATCTAAGTATAGTATCTGCCAATGTTTGGACTGGGAACTCCAGAAAAATGTAACCCTGATTTCCAGGGCCCAGTTTTGAGCTGTTCAACTAAACAAATATGTTTAGTTTTGTCAAGGAGGAGATTCAGTGAACAGACAGACGACTCAGCTCTGGCTGTAAACTCTGAGCACAAATTCTCATTCaagcaaaaaacagaagcacaaaCAAATAGGGGCAGCTAGCTGGGCTTCTGCCAGGCAAGAGAACATCCAGCTCTAATGCCAAGGAATCCCCTAATGAACCTTTTATTCTCTCTGTTcctctttaaatgtttgaccGGTGCTTTGCTGGTAAAAAACGACAGATGTCAGCAGCTGTTCTTATATCAGCTGGAACTCACAACAAGTTGCCAATCAACCTGCACGTCAGTGGAGCTTTGGACCTTCCCTCTGAGAGGTCACAGTGCCAACCGCTGCAGCCCTGTGCCACTCAGCATTCGGTTTACTGTCATTTAAGAGCAGTAAAGGCAGTAATCCCAAGTTTTAAGAACCATCACTATGTTTGCAATCCATCTTTCAAGATGGATTaaagaacaaagaaacaacataaacacatatttagtcattttagagacccattaaaatattcagatttcAGTCCACATTGAATTTTCTCTTGCTCTGCCTGGTTACAGATTCTGACACTGTAAGTTAACAGCACATGGATGAGGGTTGTGCTGAAGCTGAACCGAAAACTGTGAAAGCAGTTAACACTGGGTTTAACAATGCTGCAATGTAGCAGCCATGGGAAACACTGAAGTGCTTATTTTTGAATGACACTTAGTTTGTATGCAAAGCCACTGTTACTTCTTTCTCACACTGTTAATCATTTTCATGTTATTAACTGATTTTAGTTGTATAAAGAAATGCTGAAACTGAGTGTTTGAAATAATAAGCAAAggtttttaatttcactgaactgaattgaataGTGACATAGTAGACAATATTGATTGAATAGTTAAAAGTGACATAGTTTTGGAAGGATTGCTTGATTTATCTTTCTCTGACAGGTGACTCTACAGCTAAAGGTTGGTACTTGAGTAAATGCAGCAGTAGTGGAATAAGTGCTGAGATGATTAACAAAAGTACTGTATTTGTAGCAATACCATAGTGTAAAATTTATACAATGTTTTGAATccaatactactactactgataTATAGTCTGTGAATTTCACATTGGGGGTTAATGATCACCAGAGGCAACACTCAAtgccattattattatataagtactgggttttattaattcattccGAAAAGTAACTATAGGTATCAATCGTGTATTGGAGTATAAGTATgatatttgcctctgaaatgtagtgaagttgAGGTAATGTGTAAATGCTGTGAAGCTTAAATATCatcattataaaataaaaatccaaaataaaacacaaattaatacCATATTACTATAAATAACCAcgaatgaataaaaacataaaacaacattaaacgACAGAAATGGagcttaaataaaaatcaacaaaatgttttagaacGACCCTAAATTAACTCGaatgcaaagaaaaagtaaaaactaaattattgcAAAAATCACTAGAAAGACACTAAATGACtggaaagacataaaaataagaaaacgcAACTACAAATCAGTCAACATCATAttctcataatccatccatgatcACTACGTAAACCTGTAAGAGGCTTTGAACATTAGACAAAGATGAGAAacgtttgaaaaaaaaaaaaagaacaagacgAAAAACTTTAAAGCTCGggtcaaaataaaaggaagtaAAGGCCTTTGTTTTGAAAATCGACGCCCCGGAACATAAAAGCCTGTTGCAGCTAGCTTAAACCTGCGCACCACCAAATGCTACATTTAGATATTAGTTTGGCCTGAAATTCATGTCTTGGGTAATTTAACGGTGAAGTCACATGAAGCAGAGCAAACTAAGTTCCTTCTCCGATGAGGTCGGCTGTCCAACAACTCACCGCACCGAGATTTCTTTGGTGAAAGTTGGTGACGGTGTAACGAGGATTTGTGTCGACCGAACGGAACATGGGCAGGGTGAGGAAACGCTCTGGTGGCGTGGAATCAGTTACAGCGACTTTAGAAGACAAGTAACTCCCATCACGTTTTGACAAAACTCCCATAGATTCAGTGTGTGATGGAGAAAATGCAACCACTGTTCACTTTCCTTGTAAATTGGCAGctacaaagaaacatttagttACTTTATTAGCAAACCGTTAATCCATTTAATTGCTGGGGATGCGAGTAATGAGTAGtctcattatttttataatcgaatgctttttaaaaaataatatatatcaGGTTTACAGTGCCTAAAgggatttaaatatttttctaaacattttttaaaaatgaaccaCATGTTGATGTCAAGCCCCCAAAATATTCACTGTGATGTAATTTAGGTTGTTTTGCGAGTTATTAGCGAGTTACCATTTCATTATGTGTCACTGAATCGGCTTGTTTGTAAATGATCTGAAAATTATGCAGCATAGTTTCCCtgactttttttcccacttatttaggtatttatattttatcccACTGAACTCTGGGAAACTGTGAATGTCATGTATAATCACTGCTTACATCACTGCACAAAACAAAGTGATCACTCTCTCATATTAGCACTAATGCTAAAACATGATTTAGGATTAGATGATTACCTTTCAATAACAATATGTACCTGATCTATGTATCTCCCTAAGTTTTAGTATTCAGATAATTGCTTGATTTTGACCAAAAATGCTTCATTTTATATTGAAAACTAGGGCTGAATATTGGTGTCATATACTGATGTCATGATTAAATTCCAATTCAGTTCACACAGCCCACAATCAATTTGATTGTGATTTAATCAATTACTAgtagaaatgtttctttctgtggCTCTGTTGTTTCCTTTCAGACGCTGTCTTTTGAGTTTCTGGATAAGGTGGAGCTGTTTGTACGGACAGGAACGTTTCCTGCAGACGCATCGAAAAGCTCAAAGAAAGTGACCAGAGCTGCCAGCAAACACTTCACCTACAAAGGTACTTTGGAGCTGACAAGTCACACAGAGATGCTTCCTACACAGAGCAGAGTAGTTAAAAGTTAAGAGTCAATGTGAATTTTCACACAGGCTTCAGCCTTTCTTCACTAGAAACAGTTGGAGTGAAAAGTGTTCAAAGTCATGTCCAGGCTAATGCGGACAATGGGCCTCATCGACTCGTTTCTTTGTTCCaatttgacttagatttttgctgccttgtacctcacttgtaagtcgctttggataaaagcgtctgctaaatgacta is a window from the Channa argus isolate prfri chromosome 16, Channa argus male v1.0, whole genome shotgun sequence genome containing:
- the LOC137101034 gene encoding uncharacterized protein, whose translation is MNAVGGVSILHIHSGSSRRLNLNTQLLFHPFSGLLKRSDLFSRLPMENLPQLPLELWVYVFSFLSTEEKHTTRTCCTYLRRLIDHPSLWRGYTVHLSELRRYTYGLWNTLQNRKLTRVAVRHLRRKEWRRLVKFLPSLTAIVFVDGGRLYKEKYLDNLSRFEELRDLGMRNATWCEPMLGRNVTAQLQERLTHLSVCNVRLPCTVEFINTVSHLVNLRYLLFHQQGEGYGLGTVRPVPRSVFHNLLLSLKKLKHLSWGMRGEPPEPLPDDYFSPLDSDHSGTFRYGGPALTNLELVDYPETILPENALRSLISLRSLTVRYRYIREGVECRLSSWLSPLQQLETLTIIGGNSLAAYTTTIPSSVTRLTLRVAITLKDMDSIAPKVPGLKHLDIEQNRSSGSLCRRIPMLFPQLRTLRIRFFRREPEKDLLSLHRLRHLVQLELLVERSFILRDYLNGHPWPSPCVQQLIDQLKELSENRITVNTTMRQRNPLRECDCVWEGD